From Woronichinia naegeliana WA131, the proteins below share one genomic window:
- a CDS encoding UvrD-helicase domain-containing protein encodes MSLTPDQQRAAHAPHSVCVTAGAGTGKTFMLAARYLYHLQQGYSPLQIVAVTFTNKAATELRSRIRQTVLSQASDRSDWLAELEAAPISTFHSLAGRICREQAQIVGIPPDFTALEEWEGQLWQTEHLAAALDHLPSELYANIPYSLMREAMLAFLGDRLSAERALNCDSTQWENALKTFREKELEKLIQETIWQNAWQCFHQIIGKSGDKIEEARQIVLEAMVAIQAGENIAVKLNQIAKVDLRGGSAKSWASKEDLAEVKEHLKAMKEWVKSIEKAGLLTLTMGELDQQIVATLPDLKRAFEFVQNYLSQIKQQQRILDFNDLEVYALKALNNPNVKEYYSQRWQVFLIDEFQDTNPIQSEILSCLTSLKNSPILKDSKPLDALNSPQNSGADGAKILTLVGDEKQSIYGFRRADITIFQSWRSQINYDVALNTSFRSHENLINHINQLFQPVLNDLHQNLEADRNIAPHPAPHLEIFAVTPDPDLKPKPPVENCRQVEAERIADIIENLLQKKVPIWDKKLEEHRAIAPQDIAILSRSWSPLEIYGQALTNRQINGKPIPVVQTKGGNLLESREVKDGITLLRFLADPKDNLALIAVLRSPFFTISDRLLAELATERSEKSWWQIIQESNLSELIPVVTTLKTLLKRRRSDSPSRLLQWSDRLTGYTAVIANLPDAQRRLADWQGFIHLVRQLEMGLADVFTVVRRLQRIQAHQLALPRPPLEARNAVALMTIHGAKGLEWSVIIVPDLTRASPNDTSIIRFDPQVGVSWSLADDEGEKQKPALFTLLEQQQKQREAEEAKRLLYVALTRARDRLILTAPQTKGLGLDLLQPGIIGNFEVQRIPYEPQRITAFVAPLPPVSETIAPLLLHPVHAQGLRLPVTALTDYARCPKRFDYAHMEGHPGLTTGTTNFARELGTLTHTALEKKITQLDRLQSYQPELPTDKIAEALTLADRFRTSSTYATVQTGNWEKPLQFQRSGITFTGKADLVGADFVLDIKTDQEFDPQEHRFQLWAYAYSFDKSQAHIAYLRHDRLHTFTSQDLAKIAIEAEDLITQLGDRRIDPTPSVANCSICPYSVICESSVS; translated from the coding sequence GCTCCCCATAGTGTTTGTGTCACGGCGGGAGCAGGAACGGGTAAAACTTTTATGTTAGCGGCTCGGTATTTGTACCACCTACAACAGGGCTACTCACCCCTACAAATTGTCGCTGTCACCTTCACCAATAAGGCGGCTACGGAACTGCGATCGCGCATTCGCCAAACCGTTTTAAGCCAAGCGAGTGATCGTAGCGATTGGTTAGCCGAATTAGAGGCTGCTCCGATTAGTACATTTCACTCCTTAGCGGGTCGTATTTGTCGAGAACAGGCACAAATTGTCGGTATTCCCCCTGATTTTACGGCTTTGGAGGAATGGGAAGGGCAACTCTGGCAAACAGAACATCTCGCGGCTGCTCTGGATCATTTACCCTCAGAATTGTACGCCAATATTCCCTATTCCCTAATGCGAGAGGCCATGTTGGCCTTTTTAGGCGATCGCCTTAGTGCAGAAAGAGCCTTAAATTGTGATTCAACTCAATGGGAAAATGCCTTAAAAACCTTTCGAGAAAAAGAGTTAGAAAAATTAATTCAAGAGACAATTTGGCAAAATGCTTGGCAATGTTTTCATCAAATAATAGGTAAAAGTGGGGACAAAATTGAAGAAGCTCGTCAAATTGTTTTAGAGGCAATGGTAGCTATTCAAGCAGGAGAAAATATTGCAGTAAAATTAAACCAGATCGCTAAAGTCGATCTACGGGGAGGCAGTGCAAAAAGTTGGGCAAGTAAGGAGGATTTAGCCGAAGTAAAAGAGCATCTTAAGGCGATGAAAGAATGGGTTAAGTCGATAGAAAAAGCGGGACTTTTAACCTTAACGATGGGGGAATTAGATCAGCAAATTGTTGCGACTCTTCCCGATTTAAAAAGAGCCTTTGAATTTGTGCAAAATTATCTGAGTCAAATTAAACAACAGCAACGTATTTTAGACTTTAATGACCTCGAAGTTTATGCCTTAAAAGCCTTAAATAATCCAAACGTTAAGGAATATTATTCCCAGCGTTGGCAAGTTTTTTTGATTGATGAATTTCAAGATACTAATCCTATTCAAAGTGAGATTTTAAGCTGTTTAACTTCTCTCAAAAATTCCCCCATACTGAAAGACTCTAAACCTCTAGACGCTCTGAATTCTCCCCAAAATAGTGGGGCTGATGGGGCAAAAATCTTAACCTTGGTGGGGGATGAAAAGCAATCTATCTACGGATTTCGACGGGCAGATATTACCATTTTTCAAAGTTGGCGATCGCAAATTAATTATGATGTCGCCCTAAATACCAGTTTTCGCAGCCATGAAAATTTAATTAATCACATTAACCAACTATTTCAACCCGTTTTAAATGATCTTCATCAAAACTTAGAAGCTGATCGAAACATTGCGCCCCATCCTGCGCCCCATTTAGAAATTTTTGCGGTTACTCCTGATCCCGATCTTAAACCCAAACCCCCTGTTGAAAATTGTCGTCAAGTGGAAGCCGAACGTATTGCCGATATTATTGAAAATTTATTACAGAAAAAAGTCCCAATTTGGGATAAAAAATTAGAAGAACATCGAGCGATCGCTCCTCAAGATATTGCCATTTTATCCCGTAGTTGGTCGCCTTTAGAAATTTATGGACAGGCATTAACAAATCGTCAAATTAACGGTAAACCAATTCCTGTTGTTCAAACGAAAGGCGGTAATTTATTAGAGAGTCGAGAAGTAAAAGATGGCATTACGCTATTACGTTTTCTTGCTGATCCTAAAGATAATTTGGCCCTCATTGCTGTCCTGCGTAGTCCCTTTTTTACCATCAGCGATCGCCTATTAGCGGAACTGGCTACAGAACGCTCTGAAAAAAGTTGGTGGCAAATTATTCAAGAGAGTAATTTATCTGAGCTAATTCCCGTCGTTACAACTTTGAAAACCCTCCTCAAACGTCGTCGCAGTGATTCCCCCAGTCGTTTACTACAATGGAGCGATCGCCTAACAGGATATACCGCAGTGATCGCTAATTTGCCCGATGCTCAACGCCGTTTAGCCGACTGGCAAGGGTTTATTCATCTGGTGCGACAACTGGAAATGGGACTTGCCGATGTATTTACCGTAGTACGCCGTCTTCAACGTATTCAAGCTCATCAATTAGCCTTGCCCCGTCCTCCGCTCGAAGCTCGTAATGCCGTTGCCCTGATGACGATTCATGGGGCCAAAGGTCTGGAATGGTCGGTGATCATTGTTCCCGATTTAACCCGTGCGTCCCCCAATGATACGAGTATTATTCGCTTTGATCCGCAAGTGGGGGTGAGTTGGTCGCTGGCCGATGACGAGGGAGAAAAACAAAAACCCGCCCTCTTTACCCTACTAGAACAGCAACAAAAACAACGGGAGGCCGAGGAAGCTAAACGATTACTCTATGTAGCTCTGACCCGCGCCCGCGATCGCCTGATCCTAACTGCTCCCCAAACAAAAGGACTGGGTTTAGACCTTTTGCAACCAGGTATCATCGGCAATTTTGAAGTTCAAAGGATTCCCTACGAACCCCAACGAATTACCGCGTTTGTTGCCCCTTTACCTCCCGTTTCGGAAACCATCGCCCCTTTACTGCTCCATCCCGTCCATGCTCAGGGTTTACGCCTACCTGTCACGGCTTTAACCGATTACGCCCGTTGTCCTAAACGGTTTGATTACGCCCATATGGAAGGTCATCCTGGGCTTACGACTGGTACAACCAATTTTGCCCGCGAATTAGGAACTTTAACCCATACTGCTTTAGAAAAGAAGATTACTCAGTTAGACCGTCTCCAAAGCTACCAACCCGAATTACCTACCGATAAAATTGCCGAAGCCCTAACCCTCGCTGACCGTTTTCGGACATCATCCACTTATGCCACCGTCCAAACAGGAAACTGGGAAAAACCGCTACAATTCCAGCGATCGGGCATCACCTTTACAGGTAAAGCAGATTTAGTCGGAGCAGATTTTGTTTTGGATATTAAAACCGATCAGGAATTTGACCCGCAGGAACACCGTTTTCAACTTTGGGCCTATGCTTACTCTTTCGATAAATCTCAAGCCCATATCGCCTACCTCCGTCACGATCGCCTGCATACTTTCACATCTCAGGATTTAGCTAAGATTGCCATCGAGGCCGAAGACCTCATTACCCAACTCGGCGATCGCCGCATTGATCCAACTCCCTCAGTAGCTAATTGTAGTATTTGTCCCTATTCAGTTATTTGTGAAAGTAGTGTCAGCTAA
- a CDS encoding HNH endonuclease, with amino-acid sequence MGKVLVLNASYEPLNITSWRRAVVLLLKGKAEQLEHNGQLIYQDLPIPTVIRLRQYVKVPYKEIPLTRRNLLERDRHTCQYCNYKGEELTLDHVLPRSRGGDDSWENLVTACVRCNVKKGNRTPKEANMSLNYQPRRPYSSLLFEISKYTRENSNQEWRKYVIGIN; translated from the coding sequence ATGGGCAAGGTTCTAGTGCTAAATGCCTCCTATGAACCGCTCAACATTACCAGTTGGCGAAGGGCGGTTGTTTTGTTGCTCAAAGGTAAGGCCGAGCAACTGGAACATAACGGGCAATTGATCTATCAAGATTTACCGATCCCAACGGTCATTCGTCTGCGTCAGTACGTCAAGGTTCCCTATAAAGAGATTCCCTTGACTCGTCGTAATTTGCTGGAACGCGATCGCCACACTTGCCAGTACTGCAACTATAAAGGGGAGGAGTTGACCCTGGATCATGTTCTTCCCCGTTCCAGGGGCGGTGACGATAGCTGGGAAAATTTGGTGACTGCCTGTGTCCGTTGTAATGTCAAAAAGGGAAATCGCACCCCCAAGGAGGCTAATATGTCCCTGAATTACCAACCTCGCCGTCCCTATAGCAGTTTACTATTTGAAATTTCTAAATATACTAGGGAAAATAGTAATCAGGAATGGCGCAAATATGTGATTGGGATTAACTAA
- a CDS encoding Uma2 family endonuclease, which produces MVTLASRIITLETFLTLTETQPASEYSKGTITQKPMPKGKHSRIQSYLVQTINHWTVGSSRAG; this is translated from the coding sequence ATGGTAACACTTGCATCTAGAATTATTACTTTAGAAACTTTTTTAACCCTAACTGAAACTCAGCCTGCTTCAGAATATAGCAAGGGAACTATCACTCAAAAACCAATGCCTAAAGGAAAACACAGCCGTATTCAAAGCTATTTAGTGCAAACTATTAATCACTGGACAGTGGGAAGTTCTCGAGCAGGGTAA
- the polA gene encoding DNA polymerase I, with amino-acid sequence MTASPLLLLIDGHSLAFRAYYAFATSKKGPLRTASGIPTSVCFGFLNSLIQAINAQKPQAIAIAFDRREPTFRHEADANYKADRQATPEEFITDLAYLRQLLTALNLQIITYAGYEADDILGTLAQQGSAAGYQVKIVSGDRDLFQLVDPQKQINVLYLSRNPFQGSAGYSEYDWEAVVEKMGVTPLQIVDYKALCGDKSDNIPGVRGIGEKTAAKLLQQYGTLAGVYDNLDKLSTAIKTKLVTGKADAEHSQHLAQIVLDVPLEINLADFHLKGFNPQTLKPLLEQLELRTFLDKLNSLHQQIGGDSLEIAHPAIASPSDSSENQQLSLFASTPDSNTIQSEAKIAITSSLLTRLAAIIQPQIIDNPEKLLTLIQQLDSHQNPDHPIAWDTETTGLDPFTSHLVGIGCTWGENATDTAYIPIGHVQGQQLNLNLVLQSLAPILESDRHPKVLQNAKFDRLIFKHQGINLAGVVFDTMLASYVLYPEQSHNLTDLCRRYLSGIEALSYKDLNIAKGKTLADIEINLAAYYCGLDCYSTYLLFAKLTSELTQIPDLEQLLQQIELPLEPILAEMEDRGIRIDRDYLAVLSEQLQLDLNLIETAAYAEAGETFNLGSPKQLGDILFEKLALNRKKSRKTKTGYSTDHATLEKLQGDHPIIDHILEHRTLAKLKSTYVDALPTLINPHTQRVHTDFNQTVTSTGRLSSSNPNLQNIPIRTEFSRKIRQAFIPQTDWLLVSADYSQIELRILAHLSQEPVLLEAYRQGEDVHRVTAKLLFEKEDISAAERNLGKTINFGVIYGMGAQRFAREANVSSEEGRLFIDRYRQTYAQVFNYLEMTKKKAIAAGFVTTIVGRRRYFEFVSDSLRQLRGCDPNQIDLDSLDINYADSQLLRAAANAPIQGSSADIIKIAMINIAARLKNYQAQLLLQVHDELIFEMPPTEWEILATEIKQVMEQAITLTVPLVVDIHAGKNWMEAK; translated from the coding sequence ATGACTGCTTCTCCTCTACTCTTATTGATTGATGGCCATTCCCTCGCCTTTCGCGCCTATTATGCCTTTGCCACATCTAAAAAAGGCCCGCTACGGACGGCGAGTGGGATTCCTACCAGTGTTTGTTTTGGTTTTTTAAATTCTCTCATTCAGGCGATTAATGCTCAAAAACCTCAGGCGATCGCCATTGCCTTTGATCGACGGGAACCCACTTTTCGCCATGAAGCCGATGCAAATTATAAGGCAGATCGTCAAGCTACCCCAGAAGAATTTATCACCGATTTAGCCTATCTGCGACAACTATTAACGGCTCTAAATTTACAAATTATTACCTATGCCGGTTACGAAGCCGATGATATTTTAGGAACCCTGGCTCAACAGGGTAGTGCCGCCGGTTATCAAGTTAAAATTGTGAGCGGCGATCGCGATCTATTTCAATTAGTGGATCCTCAAAAACAAATTAATGTTCTCTATCTCAGTCGTAATCCCTTCCAAGGCTCGGCGGGCTATAGTGAATATGATTGGGAGGCCGTGGTAGAAAAAATGGGAGTGACACCGCTACAAATTGTGGACTATAAGGCTCTCTGTGGCGATAAATCAGATAATATTCCTGGCGTTCGCGGTATTGGCGAAAAAACGGCAGCTAAATTATTACAGCAATACGGAACCCTAGCTGGTGTTTATGACAATTTAGATAAATTATCCACAGCCATTAAAACGAAATTAGTCACTGGCAAAGCGGATGCTGAACATTCCCAACACTTAGCTCAAATTGTCTTAGATGTTCCTTTAGAAATTAACCTAGCAGATTTTCATTTAAAAGGATTTAATCCCCAAACACTTAAGCCTCTGCTCGAACAATTAGAATTACGTACTTTTCTCGATAAGCTAAATTCTCTACATCAACAAATTGGCGGTGATAGCCTAGAAATTGCCCATCCCGCGATCGCCTCTCCATCCGATTCATCCGAAAACCAGCAATTATCTCTATTTGCTTCAACCCCTGATTCCAACACTATTCAATCCGAAGCCAAAATTGCGATCACCTCCTCTTTATTAACGCGTCTTGCTGCTATTATTCAACCTCAAATTATTGATAATCCAGAGAAATTATTAACGCTAATCCAGCAATTAGATAGCCATCAGAACCCAGATCATCCCATTGCCTGGGATACGGAAACCACCGGACTGGATCCCTTTACTTCTCATTTGGTGGGGATTGGTTGTACCTGGGGGGAAAATGCCACTGACACAGCTTACATTCCCATTGGTCATGTTCAAGGTCAACAACTGAATTTAAACTTGGTTTTACAATCCCTGGCTCCCATTTTAGAAAGCGATCGCCATCCGAAGGTATTGCAAAATGCCAAATTTGATCGACTGATTTTTAAACATCAAGGAATTAACCTAGCTGGCGTTGTTTTTGACACCATGTTAGCCAGCTATGTCCTGTACCCGGAGCAAAGTCATAACCTCACCGATCTATGTCGGCGATACCTATCTGGGATTGAAGCTCTCAGTTATAAAGATCTTAATATTGCCAAGGGCAAAACCCTGGCTGATATAGAAATTAATCTAGCGGCTTACTATTGTGGCTTAGATTGTTACAGCACCTATTTATTATTTGCTAAATTAACATCAGAACTCACCCAAATTCCTGACTTAGAGCAATTATTACAACAAATAGAATTGCCCCTAGAGCCGATTTTAGCCGAGATGGAAGATCGAGGCATTCGCATTGATCGAGACTATTTAGCTGTCCTTTCTGAGCAATTACAACTAGATTTAAATTTAATTGAAACAGCCGCCTATGCTGAAGCCGGAGAAACTTTTAACCTAGGTTCTCCGAAACAATTAGGGGATATTTTATTTGAAAAATTGGCACTGAATCGCAAGAAATCTCGCAAAACCAAAACCGGTTATTCCACCGATCATGCCACTTTGGAAAAACTTCAGGGCGATCATCCCATTATTGATCACATCTTGGAACATCGTACCCTTGCCAAATTAAAGTCAACCTATGTGGATGCTCTTCCTACTTTAATCAATCCCCATACTCAACGAGTTCACACCGATTTTAATCAAACTGTCACCAGCACCGGGCGACTGTCTTCCTCCAATCCTAATCTACAAAATATTCCCATTCGCACTGAATTTTCTCGCAAAATTCGTCAGGCCTTTATTCCTCAAACTGATTGGTTATTAGTATCCGCCGATTATTCTCAAATTGAATTACGTATCTTAGCTCATCTTAGTCAGGAACCGGTGCTGTTAGAAGCCTATCGTCAAGGTGAAGATGTCCATCGGGTGACAGCAAAATTACTCTTTGAAAAGGAAGATATTTCTGCCGCGGAACGTAATTTAGGTAAGACGATTAACTTTGGGGTAATTTATGGTATGGGAGCGCAACGATTTGCCAGGGAAGCGAATGTGAGTTCTGAAGAAGGTCGGCTTTTCATCGATCGCTATCGTCAAACCTATGCCCAGGTTTTTAATTATTTGGAAATGACCAAAAAGAAGGCGATCGCAGCAGGATTTGTCACCACGATTGTGGGCAGAAGACGTTATTTTGAATTTGTTAGTGACAGTTTACGGCAATTACGGGGCTGTGATCCCAATCAAATTGATCTCGATAGTTTAGACATTAACTATGCCGATTCCCAATTACTCAGGGCCGCAGCCAATGCGCCTATCCAAGGCTCCAGTGCCGATATTATTAAAATTGCCATGATTAATATTGCCGCTCGCTTAAAAAACTATCAAGCTCAATTACTGTTACAAGTTCATGATGAATTGATCTTTGAAATGCCACCAACAGAGTGGGAAATTCTAGCCACAGAAATTAAGCAGGTCATGGAACAAGCAATTACTTTAACAGTACCGTTAGTTGTCGATATTCATGCCGGTAAGAATTGGATGGAGGCAAAGTAA
- the sppA gene encoding signal peptide peptidase SppA: MVWPFKPKSTKQIARIEISGAIAGNTRQQVLKALETVKEKKFPALLLRIDSPGGTVGDSQEIYYALKKLGETVKIVASFGNISASGGVYIGMGANQIMANPGTITGSIGVILRGNNLEKLLDKVGVSFKVIKSGPYKDILSFDRELLPEEEKILQDLIDDSYQQFVETVAEARKLPIETVKSFADGRIFTGQQALSLGVVDRLGTEEEARRWAAELAGLDPEKAECNTIEEPKPLLKRLLNSQISSSNQLGNAVNWLEFELATSGQPLWLYRP, translated from the coding sequence ATGGTCTGGCCCTTTAAACCTAAATCGACTAAACAAATCGCTCGTATCGAAATCAGTGGCGCGATCGCTGGCAATACCCGTCAACAGGTACTCAAGGCCCTAGAAACCGTCAAAGAAAAAAAATTTCCAGCCCTCTTACTGCGCATTGACTCCCCTGGTGGCACAGTGGGCGACTCCCAGGAAATTTACTACGCTCTCAAAAAATTAGGAGAAACCGTTAAAATTGTTGCAAGTTTTGGTAATATCTCAGCCTCCGGTGGGGTTTATATCGGCATGGGAGCCAATCAAATCATGGCTAATCCTGGGACGATTACTGGCAGTATTGGGGTCATTTTACGGGGCAATAACCTAGAAAAATTACTCGATAAAGTTGGGGTTTCCTTCAAGGTCATTAAATCTGGCCCCTACAAAGATATTTTGTCCTTTGATCGAGAATTATTGCCCGAAGAAGAAAAAATTCTGCAAGATCTCATCGATGATAGCTATCAACAATTTGTGGAAACAGTGGCGGAAGCTCGTAAATTACCTATTGAAACCGTTAAAAGTTTTGCCGATGGTCGCATTTTCACGGGACAACAGGCCCTCAGTTTAGGCGTGGTTGATCGCCTGGGAACAGAAGAAGAAGCCCGTCGTTGGGCCGCAGAATTAGCCGGTTTAGATCCCGAAAAAGCAGAATGCAATACCATTGAAGAACCCAAACCTTTGTTAAAGCGGCTCTTAAATAGCCAGATTTCAAGCTCTAATCAGTTGGGAAATGCGGTTAATTGGCTAGAATTTGAACTGGCCACCAGTGGCCAACCGCTTTGGCTCTATCGGCCTTAA
- the hpnI gene encoding bacteriohopanetetrol glucosamine biosynthesis glycosyltransferase HpnI: MPYLQVLVFLLCLAALGYYGFSLYATIAFFRSQPNEPTETFTPPVTILKPLCGLDWESYDCLASFCQQDYPEYQLVFTLQDSQDPSLAIVEKLQRDFPALNIEFVISDRHLGINPKINNLANGFNLARYDLFVISDSDIQVKNDYLEAIIQPFKEAEVGVVTCLYNSVTEGWLAGFEALDIATQFLPKVMTARRLEGMNFALGSTIAIRRETLDKIGGLVEIVNHLADDYQLGYLSTVQGYQVILSRYIVEHHLGNVTLGNMISRQTRWQKCIRIERFWGYVGLIFTQGTVLSSLFLALTHASRWGWIVFGILWLARYLTAYWIAIALFQDPTAKQFWLWTPLRDFLTFGIWCYSFIGDRVTWRGKTFQLLPNGQLSQL; encoded by the coding sequence GTGCCGTATTTACAAGTTCTTGTTTTTCTGCTCTGTCTTGCTGCCCTGGGGTATTATGGTTTTTCGCTGTACGCGACGATCGCTTTTTTCAGATCTCAACCTAACGAGCCAACAGAGACTTTTACCCCGCCAGTCACTATCCTTAAACCTTTGTGTGGCTTGGATTGGGAGAGTTACGATTGTTTAGCATCCTTTTGTCAACAAGATTATCCAGAATATCAACTGGTTTTTACCCTCCAAGATTCCCAAGATCCCAGTTTGGCCATTGTGGAAAAGTTACAACGGGATTTTCCTGCACTAAACATTGAATTTGTGATCAGCGATCGCCATTTAGGGATTAATCCTAAGATCAATAACTTGGCCAACGGTTTCAATCTAGCTCGCTACGATCTTTTCGTGATTTCGGACAGTGATATTCAGGTTAAAAACGATTATCTTGAGGCAATTATACAACCGTTCAAAGAGGCGGAAGTTGGTGTTGTCACCTGTTTATATAATTCCGTGACCGAGGGCTGGTTAGCGGGTTTCGAGGCATTGGATATTGCCACTCAATTTTTACCCAAGGTGATGACGGCACGTCGATTAGAAGGGATGAACTTTGCTCTAGGTTCTACCATTGCCATTCGTCGGGAAACCCTAGATAAAATTGGCGGATTGGTCGAGATTGTTAACCACTTAGCCGATGATTATCAATTAGGTTATCTTTCTACCGTCCAGGGCTATCAGGTGATTTTATCTCGTTATATTGTGGAGCACCACCTAGGGAATGTGACTCTAGGAAATATGATCAGTCGTCAGACTCGTTGGCAAAAGTGTATCCGCATTGAACGTTTTTGGGGTTATGTTGGTCTGATTTTTACCCAGGGAACGGTTTTGAGTAGTCTTTTTCTGGCTTTAACCCACGCGTCACGTTGGGGCTGGATTGTTTTTGGAATCCTTTGGTTGGCCCGTTATCTAACAGCTTATTGGATCGCGATCGCCCTGTTTCAAGATCCCACTGCGAAACAATTTTGGTTATGGACACCGCTACGGGATTTTCTGACTTTTGGTATTTGGTGTTATAGTTTCATCGGCGATCGCGTGACCTGGCGAGGAAAGACTTTTCAGTTATTACCGAATGGTCAACTTAGCCAATTATAA
- the psb27 gene encoding photosystem II protein Psb27: MFFKNVISRLLALVLVVAIGLMGCSSGTGLTGNYSQDTLKVIETLSTALDLPSDAENLSEVQSSVRAEINDYISRYRRDASSGKLRSFTTMQTALNSLAGYYTSYGTRPVPEKLKKRLKQEFKQASVAVERGV; the protein is encoded by the coding sequence ATGTTTTTTAAGAATGTTATATCTCGTCTATTGGCCCTAGTTCTCGTGGTTGCGATCGGTCTGATGGGCTGCTCCAGTGGTACGGGATTAACCGGCAACTATAGCCAGGATACCTTAAAAGTGATTGAAACCTTAAGCACGGCCCTAGATTTACCCAGTGATGCGGAAAATCTCTCTGAGGTACAATCGTCGGTTCGGGCAGAGATTAACGACTATATTTCGCGCTATCGTCGAGATGCAAGTTCGGGTAAACTACGCTCTTTTACCACCATGCAAACGGCTCTGAATTCGTTGGCCGGCTATTATACTTCCTATGGTACTCGCCCTGTGCCTGAGAAGTTGAAAAAACGTTTAAAACAAGAATTTAAACAAGCTTCTGTGGCCGTTGAACGAGGTGTTTAA